The DNA segment aaacgacccatttgatgcaattaagttcacagtcctacagggtgggttccacaacaaagagagcaacgggagtcgtactttatttacaaatttgtaacaattcctcacggcattaatgaaagtccgggtttattgacctccatcgcccctttcagagccagtgctgaccttaggagtgccggcgcgtcaaacctcggtcgtttgccgccagcggcatctttttcaagcttcgctgcccgtccgcttacacaaagctcataattcatccccacccctgtcttcccagttcgacgtaccaccttgtcgagcggggtgcaattgaagaaccaagaacccttgattaaatgctcctgccattcacctttacccccccacaggacactttcgcgaactcgtatgttttgccgccttttttttctcttttgtgtgtgtgtttcatgcacagtgcacgtgtgtgtagttaagctaactgcgccgctgattccgccttcactattcgtaccgaagacgctcctggaacgtctcctgccctgtctgaatttattgtttatttgtttgctcgttttggccggcggcacgggcagtacatgcatctatgattcttatctgctccgggactccgccaaagtctgtcattgttgctttgagggcccggatgccctccctcccctcgttattccttttttcccccgtgctggcctcccgcgcaagctcgctgggcggcaggggacaaagcgtttttctttttctctttatttctttctcctttttctagtatttttcttttgtgcccatcaagggttcttggttcttcaatagcaccccgctcggcaaggtggtgcgtcgaactggcaagacaggggtgggggatgaattcagagctttgtgtaagcgggcagcgaagcttgaaaaagatgccgctggcgacaaacgaccgaggtttgtcgcgccggaattcctaaggtcagcattggctctgcaaggggcgatggaggtcaatacacccggactttcattaatgccgtgaggaattgttattaaatttgtaaataaagtacgactcgcgttgctcgagatctctttgttgtggaacccaccctgtaggactgttaacttaattgcatcaaatgggtcgtttttctcattaatatatgtgttttaacaaggggaggtagggataaaatatgcgcgcggtggttattaaagcgaattcgtataaagttaacggcctgcccaatgtactgcgtactgcacacactgcatcctaggaggtatattacgttgcagaaatcccaatcagagttgtcattaattttccatttgaatcctgaagctgtccttatttcacagcttgatgtttgtaatgtgtttgcagacgtggaatctactttttccacaaggtcgacaccccaaaaccggctctttatgtgactgagtgtattagaatgtttcgaatgtttttcggtcgtctgtagactgcatgagggacagcagtgaaaattttggcgaggcgctagctcgctttgtttgagaatgttgaaatgtttttttgaagattttgtttacgtacgttaggcggctgggttactggtgaagggaagtacgagatttgcctgatggtctgtttgctcgctgtatcgacgtcactccagtatttgctctcggttgggtttagatgtcctttgaatggcatcgtcggcaatggcgacgggtatcgctgcttaatgaggacttcttgcatgcgtttggaattttttacgaagtcttcatcttgggaacatgttcctttagatcgatgtgcctgagagtatgggatgcttgttttagagtgacgaggatggcagctttggaagtgtacgtattgttgacggtccgtcggttttctatatacactggtggtgagtgagctttcgtttaccaaaatctcaacatctaggaagttaattgtggtgtgggcgcacgtgtaagtgaaagatatgttggggtggacgaggtgtgtcagtccaaattaaaaagatatcatccaagtagcgtttgtatagggtgggcttaatgggacaatctttcaaaaatttagacttattactatgcatgaagatgttgacgtaggtgtgggccatccttgtacccatggctgtgccgttaatttgtgaatagtgttgattgatgaattcgaagttgttatattcgagtacgattttcaacagtatttataaaacacgtggagcaggggagcatcaaatcactgatcgaagcgtatgaacaaaacagaaaggaggaatcccctgctgcacgtgtattagatatgttgttcacagcaacatcttgcatgaagctgcagggaagagaaaagtcgatgagacgtagccagttgtacttgagccgtctacatcgaaggaatcaccaccgatcctctcaccaggtttcgtgaagcttgcgctttatcgtgccggtttaccactgtccttcttgctaaTGAAGCGATTATTTtcttaatgttctctttttgccccatttgccatctgccatttttgatcgtgccatcttctgggcaagtactacgtttgaggttcgaaaaaggtgcataagcgatcacgacctatgcaaacaataacaaagacgaaacacgctacaagagcaccactagctgcatatctgctataaaagtaaatatttccaacaatacattatcttttagtatgcaccgtttacttgccatacatacacacacacaagcaaaaaaaaacacgccataatgaagaaaaccgcgaaaaacaacgATAAACAAACCGGCCTCCGAACTCCACTTGCACTTTTACACGCCAGGGCGCGTGGCACATTTCGGcgcgacatctgaaccgcgctgtgtgtgtcttgtgtgtccctcctgtgtccgtgtcttttgcgctgtttaaaacaagtatgcagcaccaactagcccgcacgtctacccttgtagcCTTCATTTAAACCGCTTTGAGCGGGCGCTCGAGGCCGCGCTTCCGCAGGACTGTTCCGCATAGTGTAGTCgatttttctgtgccaaaattcCAAATTTGATTTTTGGTGGAGGGTTACCCTACCATACTCCCTTAAAAACGCACTGATATCATTGCCTTCAATACCTTTGATATTACTTTATTCATCGGGCGCACACGTCCACAAGACAATAACGATAACACGAGGGGATCGCATTCCAGGATTCCACCACGCAATTGCATGCTTCAGCGTTAAAGTGGGTATTACGAGATAGTAACTAGGGCCACATAGCAAACACGCGTGCAGATATTGAGCAAGGTGATGGCAACAGAAGCATATAGCGCAAGTATCGCAAACCTTCGTGATATTGTTGAATTGGGCATTTGAATGCTGTATTTTCTGCAAGGTACAAAGTTCCGCTTTTTGGTATGTACAGTGTAAACATGAAATTATGGTGCACATAATCCTCCATGTTTTTCGaatatttttcaagcattgttcattcgtcactgacaatgacagtgccttcagttttaacacctttctacacaatattttctaaagtattttttatgcattttacagagttccatgattggaaaggacaggaggaagcgaGCCAGGTGTGCAAGTTCGTAATATCCACAGGTGAAAAAAGGCTCACCAACGGATGTACGAGGACCTACTACGCTTGCAACAGGTCAGGAGTGGCACGACCAGGTCGAGGCAACAAGACtcgtgcgatgaaaagtcagggaAGCTGCAGGAGCGGCAGGACATGCCTTTCTTTTCTGATCGTTACTAGAGACGAGGGTACTGTCAAGGTATCGTACCAAAggacgcattatgggcatgatgcagatgttgaacacctgagtatgactgaccaggaaagggcaagcattgcggatgacctttcgaaaggagtgcccatgaggacaatattgaagaaaataagggaatcggtgacaagcaagctaactcctctgcatttgacaaatcgcatggacttgcacaacatcaagcggcaatataacctcacagttcctgaaagatgtcatgataatgatgctgtgagtgtaagcatatgggtgcaaagcatgaggaacaaggggcaacctgttgttcgcttgtacaaagagcaggaagttgttgacccaacgaatacctttagtacaaaagactttgctcttgccttaatgacggagccacaggaagagctgctgaaagttctaggtacaggaacagtctgtgttgattccacacatggaacaacggggtaccaatttgaactggtgactgttctggtgctggatgaatatggagcaggattgcctatggcttacttcatctgcagcacgattaatgagaaaaccctatcagcattctttgaatccctgaagtcctccacaggagccctgtcagctagaactttcatgacagatgatgcatccgaatacttcaaggcctggtcaacagtcatgggcccacctcaacatcgactactctgcacatggcatgtggacaaaaactggaagcgaaggatttctgagaagataaaaggaaaagaactcgcagtagatgtttaccatgctgttcgtacactgctagagtgcccaaaaaaagacgaagtggctgagcttctcgagtcatttcttgccaacaaagatcccaggcttcaggagtttattcagtacttcagaggaaattatgctcaccgcctggagatgtgggcctacagttttcgaactggacttggcatcaacacaaacatgtaccttgaaaggatgcacaggactttaaagcatagtttcctggaaggtaagaagaatcatcgtgttgacaggctcatcactgcactgatggacatgacatacgagtctttgatgaagagggtacaacacattgtgaaagcaaagagaacgagcaagatgagccggatcgagaagaaccacagatctgctgtggcaattactacgcctgccaagaggaatgaagatggaacatggactgtgcaatcccagtccacaagaggcctcacatacaggatttcaaaagagaaaggtagtgcctgctgccctctgaagtgcagcgagtgcatggtgtgtgtgcatagctattcatgtgattgtgaggagcaccgaatgagcttgacgatctgcaaacacattcactgtgtggtcatcgctggcgcacctgaaggaagagatcagaagatcctgaaagctactgaagcagtgtcatccaattcaaaggcaagcgaggctttccacattttggaaagtgttcaaacagcagaagcctCTACAAGCATGACAAAATCTGACTTGGTCTTGGCCAAGATGGAATTGCTCAAAGAGTATGTCGCAGAGCAAGAAATTCCTCAAgaagtgcacaacaaggccagcaagcttttggaccctgtactgaagatttatgaaggcactaagaagcaagaaatgccccacacatcaagggagcctgcaaacaagaaaatcgaACACCAAGTCAGGTTTCATTCCACTAAGAAGCAGAGGCTGTCCAGCTCAGGTACAAGTTTTTCAAAGCCAACTGAGCTTCAGAAGGAGAACATAAAAAAGCAAATCCTTAACAGCAATGCTGAGGCAACTGTTATAATAACATCTCCAGGACACAACTACATATGAAAGATGAGATCGACTCTATGGCACTCTCTTCTGGTTTACAACCCGTCTACAAGTTCATCTGTGTACTTATAGA comes from the Amblyomma americanum isolate KBUSLIRL-KWMA chromosome 1, ASM5285725v1, whole genome shotgun sequence genome and includes:
- the LOC144114150 gene encoding uncharacterized protein LOC144114150; the encoded protein is MASVFPNQSERQPEHGDHDRRCGVCDKVFTQRKNMLQHMRMVHKLETKGAFLHCDQCSSLLSTLENLVHHYNVAHKFPAENLQLSFGNDKEFHDWKGQEEASQVCKFVISTGEKRLTNGCTRTYYACNRSGVARPGRGNKTRAMKSQGSCRSGRTCLSFLIVTRDEGTVKVSYQRTHYGHDADVEHLSMTDQERASIADDLSKGVPMRTILKKIRESVTSKLTPLHLTNRMDLHNIKRQYNLTVPERCHDNDAVSVSIWVQSMRNKGQPVVRLYKEQEVVDPTNTFSTKDFALALMTEPQEELLKVLGTGTVCVDSTHGTTGYQFELVTVLVLDEYGAGLPMAYFICSTINEKTLSAFFESLKSSTGALSARTFMTDDASEYFKAWSTVMGPPQHRLLCTWHVDKNWKRRISEKIKGKELAVDVYHAVRTLLECPKKDEVAELLESFLANKDPRLQEFIQYFRGNYAHRLEMWAYSFRTGLGINTNMYLERMHRTLKHSFLEGKKNHRVDRLITALMDMTYESLMKRVQHIVKAKRTSKMSRIEKNHRSAVAITTPAKRNEDGTWTVQSQSTRGLTYRISKEKGSACCPLKCSECMVCVHSYSCDCEEHRMSLTICKHIHCVVIAGAPEGRDQKILKATEAVSSNSKASEAFHILESVQTAEASTSMTKSDLVLAKMELLKEYVAEQEIPQEVHNKASKLLDPVLKIYEGTKKQEMPHTSREPANKKIEHQVRFHSTKKQRLSSSGTSFSKPTELQKENIKKQILNSNAEATVIITSPGHNYI